From Deinococcus aquaticus, one genomic window encodes:
- the hutU gene encoding urocanate hydratase — MTQPTTESAPVVRAPRGPNRTAKGWVQEAAKRMLMNNLDPEVAEHPDALVVYGGRGKAARNWDAYHKIVETLDRLENDETLLIQSGKPVAVLKTHEWAPRVLLANSNLVPHWANWETFDKLDQAGLMMYGQMTAGSWIYIGTQGILQGTYETFASAAIKHFGGSLKGTITVTAGLGGMGGAQPLAVKLAGGVSITIEIDPTRIQKRLDTRYLDEVATSLEDAIARAEKYKAEGVARSIGVQGNAADLVPQLVTMNWTPDLVTDQTSAHDPMWGYLPVLAPDEDADKLRTDHADEYRQRAYDAMAAHVRAILELQRRGAVAFDYGNNLRHRAQEAGVTDAFDYPGFVPAFIRDSFCEGRGPFRWVALSGDPEDIRATDRALLELFPHDERLQSWLTYAADQIAFQGLPARICWLGYKERDRAALLFNEMVADGRLKAPIVIGRDHLDAGSVASPYRETEAMLDGSDAVSDWPLLNFGLGIASGASWMSFHHGGGVGLGFSQHSGLVIVADGTEEAARKLSRALTNDPGMGVIRHADAGYDHALDVARERGLDLPSLGVQSSK; from the coding sequence ATGACCCAGCCCACTACCGAATCCGCCCCCGTCGTGCGCGCCCCGCGCGGCCCGAACAGGACCGCTAAAGGTTGGGTGCAGGAAGCCGCCAAGCGCATGCTGATGAACAACCTCGACCCAGAAGTCGCCGAGCACCCGGACGCCCTCGTCGTGTACGGCGGGCGCGGCAAGGCGGCCCGCAACTGGGACGCGTACCACAAGATCGTGGAGACGCTCGACCGACTGGAAAACGACGAGACGCTGCTGATCCAGTCCGGCAAGCCCGTCGCCGTCCTGAAAACGCACGAGTGGGCGCCGCGCGTGCTGCTCGCCAACAGCAACCTCGTGCCGCACTGGGCGAACTGGGAGACCTTCGACAAGCTCGATCAGGCGGGCCTGATGATGTACGGCCAGATGACTGCCGGAAGCTGGATCTACATCGGCACGCAGGGCATCCTCCAGGGCACCTACGAGACGTTCGCCAGCGCCGCCATCAAGCACTTCGGCGGCAGCCTGAAAGGCACCATTACCGTCACGGCCGGACTGGGCGGCATGGGCGGCGCGCAACCGCTAGCCGTGAAACTCGCCGGGGGCGTCAGCATCACCATCGAGATCGATCCCACCCGCATCCAGAAACGCCTCGACACCCGCTACCTCGACGAGGTCGCCACGAGCCTTGAGGACGCCATCGCCCGCGCGGAAAAATACAAGGCCGAGGGGGTCGCCCGGTCCATCGGTGTGCAGGGCAACGCCGCCGACCTCGTCCCGCAGCTCGTGACGATGAACTGGACGCCGGACCTCGTTACTGACCAGACCAGCGCGCACGATCCCATGTGGGGCTACCTGCCCGTCCTCGCGCCCGACGAGGACGCCGACAAACTCCGCACAGACCACGCCGACGAGTACCGCCAGCGCGCGTACGACGCGATGGCCGCGCACGTCCGCGCCATCCTCGAACTCCAGCGGCGTGGCGCGGTCGCCTTCGACTACGGGAATAACCTCCGCCACCGCGCGCAGGAAGCCGGCGTGACGGACGCCTTCGACTACCCCGGCTTCGTGCCCGCCTTCATCCGCGACAGCTTCTGCGAAGGGCGCGGCCCCTTCCGCTGGGTGGCCCTCAGCGGCGACCCCGAGGACATCCGCGCCACCGACCGGGCGCTGCTGGAACTCTTCCCGCACGACGAACGCCTGCAATCCTGGCTCACGTACGCCGCCGACCAGATCGCCTTCCAGGGCCTCCCCGCGCGCATCTGCTGGCTCGGGTATAAGGAACGCGACCGCGCCGCGCTGCTGTTCAACGAGATGGTCGCCGACGGCCGCCTGAAAGCCCCCATCGTCATCGGCCGCGACCACCTTGACGCCGGAAGCGTCGCCAGCCCCTACCGCGAGACGGAAGCCATGCTCGACGGCAGCGACGCCGTGAGTGACTGGCCCCTCCTGAACTTCGGCCTCGGCATCGCCTCCGGCGCCAGCTGGATGAGCTTCCACCACGGCGGCGGCGTCGGCCTGGGCTTTTCACAGCACAGCGGCCTCGTCATCGTCGCCGACGGCACCGAGGAAGCCGCCCGGAAACTCAGCCGTGCGCTGACCAACGACCCCGGCATGGGCGTCATCCGCCACGCCGACGCCGGCTACGACCACGCCCTGGATGTGGCCCGCGAGCGGGGCCTCGACCTCCCTAGCCTCGGCGTACAGTCCAGCAAATGA
- a CDS encoding TetR/AcrR family transcriptional regulator yields the protein MSTHSEKDGRVKRTSPRPADDPQRRATILRAAQTCFAQDGFHRTTMRAVARQAGLAEGTLYHHFRSKDDLLLGLFGALGEQARDSLDPAALAALNLRDFLRAFLAAPLAALAQDEAGLLRVILSEGLIRRDLGRAFAEGLTGTADLGAQALAARPELRGVDTGELLRTGLTLVLGHCVQGALSGDPLPDPQVTAARVADVLLALVPAERA from the coding sequence ATGAGCACTCACTCGGAAAAGGATGGTCGGGTCAAGCGCACCTCGCCCCGCCCGGCAGACGATCCCCAGCGGCGGGCGACGATCCTCCGCGCGGCGCAGACCTGCTTCGCGCAGGACGGCTTCCACCGCACGACCATGCGCGCCGTAGCCCGACAGGCGGGACTGGCCGAGGGCACCCTCTACCACCACTTCCGCAGCAAGGACGACCTGCTGCTGGGCCTGTTCGGCGCCCTGGGCGAGCAGGCGCGCGACTCGCTCGATCCGGCGGCGCTGGCGGCCCTGAACCTGCGGGACTTCCTGCGGGCGTTCCTGGCCGCGCCACTGGCGGCGCTGGCGCAGGACGAGGCGGGGCTGCTGCGCGTGATCCTGTCCGAGGGCCTGATCCGCCGCGACCTGGGCCGCGCGTTCGCCGAGGGCCTGACCGGGACGGCGGACCTGGGCGCGCAGGCGCTCGCGGCACGGCCCGAGTTGCGTGGCGTGGACACCGGCGAGCTGCTGCGCACCGGCCTGACGCTGGTGCTGGGTCACTGCGTGCAGGGCGCGCTGTCGGGCGACCCTCTCCCCGATCCGCAGGTGACGGCGGCGCGCGTGGCCGACGTGCTGCTGGCCCTGGTGCCGGCGGAGCGGGCATGA
- a CDS encoding glycosyltransferase, producing MRVTLIALGSRGDVQPYVALGLGLRRAGHAVRLASHEAFRALVTGAGLEFAPMRGDVQEVVNSPEMRAALAGGNMLAINRVSARATQQGALLWAEDGLVAARDADLLVAGIGGMNVAQALSEKLRVPLVEAHVVPFHPTRAFPGAIFPPATARLGGWANRLSHVLTRQVMWQMFRSADTRARREVLGLSPAPWSGPRPLRPRPTLHGISPAVLPRPADWDVAQHLTGYWFLPQEAWTPPPALEAFLNSGPPPVSIGFGSMTTPDPQATTREVVRALERSGQRAVLLSGWGGLSAADVPDSVFVTDSVPHDWLFPRVAAVVHHGGAGTTAAGLAAGVPNVIVPFFGDQPFWGDRVQRLGVGPAPVPRRALNERTLAEALTRAVTDPGMKDRAAALGARIRAEDGVARAAEVISGLAL from the coding sequence ATGAGGGTCACGCTGATCGCGCTGGGGTCGCGCGGGGACGTGCAGCCGTACGTGGCGCTGGGGCTGGGGCTGCGCCGGGCGGGGCACGCGGTGCGGCTCGCCTCGCACGAGGCGTTCCGCGCGCTCGTGACGGGCGCGGGTCTGGAGTTCGCCCCGATGCGCGGGGACGTGCAGGAGGTCGTGAACAGCCCCGAGATGCGCGCCGCGCTGGCGGGCGGGAACATGCTGGCGATCAACCGGGTGTCCGCGCGCGCCACGCAGCAGGGGGCGCTGCTGTGGGCCGAGGACGGCCTCGTGGCCGCGCGGGACGCCGACCTGCTCGTGGCGGGCATCGGGGGGATGAACGTCGCGCAGGCCCTCTCGGAGAAGCTGCGCGTGCCGCTCGTGGAGGCTCATGTGGTGCCGTTCCATCCCACGCGGGCGTTTCCGGGCGCGATCTTCCCGCCGGCCACCGCGCGGCTGGGCGGCTGGGCGAACCGCCTGTCGCACGTCCTGACGCGGCAGGTGATGTGGCAGATGTTCCGCTCGGCCGACACGCGCGCGCGGCGCGAGGTGCTGGGCCTCTCCCCCGCGCCCTGGTCCGGCCCGCGCCCACTGCGTCCCCGGCCGACCCTGCACGGCATCAGTCCGGCGGTGCTGCCCCGCCCCGCCGACTGGGACGTGGCACAGCACCTGACCGGCTACTGGTTCCTCCCGCAGGAGGCCTGGACGCCGCCGCCCGCGCTGGAAGCGTTCCTGAATTCTGGCCCTCCCCCCGTATCCATCGGGTTCGGGAGCATGACCACCCCGGACCCACAGGCGACCACCCGCGAGGTGGTGCGGGCGCTGGAGCGCAGCGGGCAGCGGGCGGTGCTCCTGAGCGGCTGGGGCGGCCTGAGCGCCGCAGACGTGCCGGACTCGGTGTTCGTGACGGACAGCGTCCCGCACGACTGGCTGTTCCCGCGCGTGGCGGCCGTGGTGCATCACGGCGGGGCGGGCACGACGGCGGCGGGCCTCGCGGCGGGCGTGCCGAACGTGATCGTGCCGTTCTTCGGGGATCAGCCGTTCTGGGGCGACCGTGTGCAGAGGCTGGGCGTGGGGCCTGCCCCGGTGCCCCGCCGCGCCCTGAACGAGCGGACGCTGGCGGAGGCCCTGACGCGCGCCGTGACCGATCCCGGCATGAAGGACCGGGCGGCGGCCCTGGGCGCCCGCATCCGGGCGGAGGACGGGGTGGCGCGCGCGGCGGAGGTGATCTCGGGACTGGCGCTGTGA
- a CDS encoding IclR family transcriptional regulator, which produces MASPSLLSGAVDVLTAFDADHTEWRLSDLSWQLGVPTSTLHEQLLALCETGLLVRVGRGRYRLGWRLLKLSSALYGSLPWYAPAHAAMERVARGTHCLAFLCVLDGEDRVLCVARSVQGRDGPPVAGELDFELPAHATASGKLLLALAGRPLPAEARPFTAHTVTDGQAWAVQAAAIGRDGYAVTADEWADGTASLAVPVREAGGRVLAALGISLPTPRLRGRDAPLRSLRDAADAVSWELGWRPE; this is translated from the coding sequence ATGGCCTCCCCTTCCCTGCTATCCGGCGCGGTGGATGTCCTGACTGCCTTTGACGCGGATCACACCGAGTGGCGCCTGTCGGACCTGTCGTGGCAGCTGGGTGTGCCGACCAGCACCCTGCACGAGCAACTGCTGGCGCTGTGCGAGACGGGGCTGCTGGTGCGGGTGGGGCGCGGCCGCTACCGGCTGGGGTGGCGGCTGCTGAAACTGTCGAGCGCTCTGTACGGCAGCCTGCCGTGGTACGCCCCGGCGCACGCGGCGATGGAGCGCGTGGCGCGCGGCACGCACTGTCTGGCGTTCCTGTGCGTGCTGGACGGCGAGGACCGGGTGCTGTGCGTGGCGCGCAGCGTGCAGGGCCGGGACGGACCACCCGTGGCGGGCGAACTGGATTTCGAGCTGCCCGCCCACGCGACCGCCAGCGGGAAACTGCTGCTGGCGCTGGCCGGGCGGCCCCTGCCAGCGGAGGCACGGCCGTTCACGGCGCACACGGTCACGGACGGGCAGGCGTGGGCAGTGCAGGCGGCCGCGATCGGCCGGGACGGGTACGCGGTCACGGCGGACGAGTGGGCGGACGGCACCGCCAGTCTCGCCGTGCCGGTGCGGGAGGCGGGCGGGCGGGTGCTGGCCGCGCTGGGCATCAGTCTGCCCACGCCACGCCTGCGCGGGCGGGACGCGCCGCTGCGCTCGCTGCGGGACGCGGCGGACGCGGTCAGCTGGGAGCTGGGGTGGCGTCCGGAATGA
- a CDS encoding EAL domain-containing protein — protein sequence MTQSGPPVPPPSGTLLEQLQALEAGMYHTPERSQDQIAALLRRAEAQGDRAACAQAHLLLAGCALYTGDLPEVLVQIGHCLPLARELGDRQTEARALNGLGLGHDRLGQYDRALEAFLHSLRITQDTGDRMGSFRALNNLASLYSDTGNITQALSFHQQALQIAEALQSPVMLASSMTHLITIQDQMHASAEVLTLAAAHLNVIRESGPPRWTSTVQECVSRALLRQDRPEEALRVALDDLNANRARQDLEAVCRQGVTAARALLRLNRLDEAEPLLRESLRISREARTRPQEALALQALADLLEQQGRHEQALRTAREHFDLERQMHAREVDARSQLLTAEIRLELLNREAEIERLRNVELAQANRALQETQQVLLHRATHDPLTGVANRAHFHQVTHDTLGSLEAGQQAALIFIDLDRFKQVNDTLGHPAGDNLLQQVARRLGEAVRSTDLVGRMGGDEFTVLLSRVAAREDVTLVAQKLADALARPFTLGGQRVNITASVGCAVAPADGTDAGALQQHADLAMYRVKRSGGNQVLHFEAQMGEPGERQQLERDLRGACERGEMRLHYQGRHDLCGLRLAGFEALVRWEHPTRGLVPPGQFIPLAEDSRAILNIGEWVLRGACAQAVRWGFERRGLFMSVNVSPLQFELPDFVQTVRSALEQTGLSARHLILEVTESLVMHDLERAQTHVRDLKALGVQIAIDDFGTGYSSLSMLQALPFDQLKIDRSFTNALTGPRGPRVTALMTAMIQLAQTLDMTVTVEGIETEEQRRILAGLGCDHAQGFLLSRPLPPTQAAELIPDATPAPS from the coding sequence GTGACGCAATCAGGCCCCCCCGTTCCACCCCCTTCCGGCACGCTGCTGGAGCAGTTGCAGGCGCTGGAAGCCGGGATGTACCACACGCCGGAACGCTCCCAGGACCAGATCGCGGCCCTGCTGCGCCGCGCGGAGGCGCAGGGCGACCGGGCGGCGTGCGCGCAGGCGCACCTGCTGCTGGCCGGGTGCGCGCTGTACACTGGGGACCTGCCGGAGGTGCTGGTGCAGATCGGCCACTGCCTGCCGCTGGCGCGTGAACTGGGCGACCGCCAGACCGAGGCCCGCGCCCTGAACGGCCTGGGCCTCGGTCACGACCGCCTCGGGCAGTACGACCGCGCGCTCGAGGCATTCCTGCACAGCCTGCGCATCACGCAGGACACCGGGGACCGCATGGGCAGCTTCCGGGCGCTGAACAACCTCGCGAGCCTGTACAGCGACACCGGCAACATCACGCAGGCGCTGTCGTTCCACCAGCAGGCCCTCCAGATCGCCGAGGCGCTCCAGTCCCCGGTGATGCTGGCGTCCTCCATGACGCACCTGATCACCATTCAGGACCAGATGCACGCCAGTGCCGAGGTGCTGACCCTGGCCGCCGCGCACCTGAACGTGATCCGCGAGTCCGGACCGCCCCGCTGGACGTCCACCGTGCAGGAATGCGTGAGCCGCGCCCTGCTGCGCCAGGACCGGCCCGAGGAGGCGCTGCGCGTGGCGCTGGACGACCTGAACGCCAACCGCGCCCGGCAGGACCTGGAAGCAGTGTGCCGTCAGGGCGTCACGGCCGCGCGCGCCCTGCTGCGCCTGAACCGCCTGGACGAGGCCGAGCCGCTGCTGCGCGAGAGCCTGCGCATCAGCCGCGAGGCCCGCACCCGGCCGCAGGAGGCGCTGGCCCTGCAGGCCCTGGCCGACCTGCTCGAGCAGCAGGGCCGCCACGAACAGGCCCTCAGAACCGCCCGCGAGCACTTCGACCTGGAACGCCAGATGCACGCCCGCGAGGTCGACGCCCGCTCGCAACTCCTGACCGCCGAGATCCGCCTGGAACTGCTGAACCGAGAGGCGGAAATCGAGCGGCTGCGCAACGTGGAACTCGCGCAGGCGAACCGCGCCCTTCAGGAGACGCAGCAGGTGCTGCTGCACCGCGCCACGCACGACCCCCTGACCGGCGTCGCCAACCGCGCGCACTTTCATCAGGTGACGCACGACACGCTGGGCAGCCTGGAAGCCGGGCAGCAGGCTGCGCTGATCTTCATCGACCTGGACCGCTTCAAGCAGGTGAACGACACGCTCGGGCACCCCGCCGGGGACAACCTGCTGCAACAGGTGGCCCGCCGCCTCGGGGAGGCCGTGCGCAGCACCGACCTCGTGGGCCGCATGGGCGGCGACGAGTTCACGGTGCTGCTGAGCCGCGTGGCCGCCCGCGAGGACGTGACGCTGGTCGCCCAGAAACTCGCGGACGCCCTGGCGCGCCCGTTCACGCTGGGTGGGCAGCGCGTGAACATCACGGCGTCCGTGGGGTGCGCCGTGGCCCCCGCCGACGGCACGGACGCCGGGGCGCTGCAACAGCACGCCGACCTCGCCATGTACCGCGTCAAGCGCAGCGGCGGCAATCAGGTGCTGCACTTCGAGGCGCAGATGGGCGAACCCGGCGAGCGGCAACAGCTGGAACGTGACCTGCGCGGCGCCTGCGAACGCGGCGAGATGCGCCTGCACTACCAGGGTCGGCACGACCTGTGCGGCCTGCGGCTGGCGGGGTTCGAGGCGCTGGTCCGCTGGGAGCACCCCACGCGCGGCCTCGTGCCGCCCGGTCAGTTCATTCCGCTGGCCGAGGACAGCCGCGCCATCCTGAACATCGGGGAGTGGGTGCTGCGCGGGGCGTGCGCGCAGGCCGTCCGCTGGGGCTTCGAGCGGCGCGGGCTGTTCATGTCCGTGAACGTCAGCCCCCTGCAATTCGAGTTGCCGGACTTCGTGCAGACCGTCCGCAGCGCGCTGGAGCAGACGGGCCTGAGTGCCCGGCACCTGATCCTGGAAGTCACGGAGAGTCTGGTCATGCACGACTTGGAACGCGCGCAGACGCACGTGCGGGACCTCAAGGCGCTGGGCGTGCAGATCGCCATCGACGATTTCGGCACCGGGTACAGCAGCCTCAGCATGTTGCAGGCGCTGCCGTTCGATCAGTTGAAGATCGACCGGTCGTTCACGAACGCCCTGACCGGCCCGCGCGGGCCGCGCGTCACGGCCCTGATGACCGCCATGATTCAGCTGGCGCAGACGCTGGACATGACCGTGACCGTCGAGGGCATCGAAACCGAGGAGCAGCGCCGGATCCTGGCCGGGCTGGGCTGCGACCACGCACAGGGATTCCTGCTGTCGCGCCCACTGCCGCCCACGCAGGCCGCAGAACTCATTCCGGACGCCACCCCAGCTCCCAGCTGA
- the sdaAB gene encoding L-serine ammonia-lyase, iron-sulfur-dependent subunit beta, which yields MSLLDMIGPVMIGPSSSHTAGACRLGLVAHHLLGEEARSAVIDLHASFAKTGRGHGTHLALIAGLLGMRPDDQRLPHAFEEAQAAGLTFEFRDADLGDVHPNTARIAVKGDTQAVTVQGSSTGGGVIQVAQVQGLGVNFSAASPTALLRYSDAVGMIARIASTIAADGVNIATLTCTRDTRGGQALLAIELDQALSPEALAFLNRWPDVNWVRMLPKLMDG from the coding sequence ATGAGCCTTCTGGACATGATCGGCCCGGTGATGATCGGCCCCAGCAGCAGCCACACGGCGGGCGCCTGCCGTCTGGGACTGGTCGCGCACCACCTGCTGGGCGAGGAGGCCCGCAGCGCGGTCATCGACCTGCACGCCTCCTTCGCCAAGACCGGGCGCGGGCACGGCACGCACCTCGCGCTGATTGCCGGACTGCTGGGCATGCGGCCCGACGACCAGCGCCTCCCTCACGCCTTCGAGGAGGCGCAGGCGGCCGGACTGACCTTCGAATTCCGGGACGCGGACCTGGGTGACGTGCACCCGAACACCGCCCGCATCGCCGTGAAGGGCGACACGCAGGCCGTCACGGTGCAGGGCAGCAGCACGGGCGGCGGCGTGATTCAGGTCGCGCAGGTGCAGGGCCTCGGCGTGAACTTCAGCGCCGCCAGTCCCACCGCGCTGCTGCGCTACTCGGACGCGGTCGGCATGATCGCCCGCATCGCCAGTACCATCGCCGCCGACGGCGTGAACATCGCCACCCTGACCTGCACCCGCGACACGCGCGGCGGGCAGGCGCTGCTGGCCATCGAACTCGATCAGGCCCTGAGCCCCGAGGCGCTGGCGTTCCTGAACCGCTGGCCTGACGTGAACTGGGTGCGGATGCTGCCCAAACTGATGGACGGCTAG
- a CDS encoding lycopene cyclase family protein: MTADASPPTGLSGPPTDALIVGAGPAGLALAAELSARGLSVRVTDPAPHAPFPATYGAWRDDLPGWAQDCAAHTWADVRVYTGPQPTPLLRPYTLLDNAGLRAALLGRAGRGLTLTAARVCGATRTAGGWTVQGTQDGQPARWEARVVIDASGHQPALLRHPDRHPDGAALQTAYGIVATFDRPPSAPGAVVWMDYRTPHGDPPADLRGGATFLYAMHLGGDRYFVEETSLIARPAPTRQDLEARLHARLHAQGTPPREIISDEWVSFPMNTAPPAAGEGSVLAFGAAAGLVHPISGFQVSGALRDAPAVADAIAGALRDGGDPVQAGWDALWPPERRAARAVHLLGVQALLNLPPRALPAFFAAFFALPPARWHAFLDPRTPPGPLARTMLRLFAHAPAHVRLPLARAALRHAGTSLHALNAAARP, from the coding sequence ATGACCGCCGACGCTTCCCCCCCCACGGGCCTGTCCGGACCGCCGACGGACGCCCTGATCGTCGGCGCCGGCCCCGCCGGACTGGCCCTGGCCGCCGAACTGAGCGCGCGCGGCCTGAGCGTCCGCGTGACCGACCCCGCCCCGCACGCCCCGTTCCCGGCCACGTACGGCGCGTGGCGGGACGACCTGCCCGGCTGGGCGCAGGACTGCGCGGCGCACACCTGGGCGGACGTGCGCGTGTATACCGGACCGCAGCCCACGCCGCTGCTGCGCCCGTACACGTTGCTGGACAACGCGGGCCTGCGCGCCGCGCTGCTCGGCCGGGCCGGGCGGGGACTGACCCTCACGGCCGCGCGGGTGTGCGGGGCCACACGCACGGCGGGCGGCTGGACGGTGCAGGGCACGCAGGATGGGCAGCCCGCCCGCTGGGAGGCCCGCGTGGTCATTGACGCCAGCGGTCACCAGCCCGCGCTGCTGCGGCACCCGGACCGCCACCCGGACGGCGCGGCCCTGCAGACGGCGTACGGGATCGTGGCGACCTTCGACCGGCCACCCAGCGCGCCCGGCGCGGTCGTGTGGATGGACTACCGCACGCCACACGGGGACCCGCCCGCTGACCTGCGCGGCGGCGCGACGTTCCTGTACGCCATGCACCTGGGCGGCGACCGGTACTTCGTGGAGGAAACCAGCCTGATCGCCCGGCCCGCCCCCACCCGCCAGGACCTGGAAGCCCGCCTGCACGCCCGCCTGCACGCCCAGGGCACCCCGCCGCGCGAGATCATCAGCGACGAGTGGGTGTCCTTCCCCATGAACACCGCCCCCCCCGCAGCCGGGGAGGGGAGCGTGCTGGCCTTCGGGGCGGCCGCCGGACTGGTCCACCCGATCAGCGGCTTTCAGGTGAGCGGCGCGCTGCGGGACGCCCCGGCCGTGGCAGACGCAATTGCCGGGGCTCTGCGGGATGGCGGCGACCCGGTGCAGGCCGGCTGGGACGCCCTGTGGCCCCCGGAACGCCGCGCCGCCCGCGCCGTGCACCTGCTGGGCGTGCAGGCCCTGCTGAACCTGCCGCCGCGCGCCCTGCCCGCCTTCTTCGCGGCGTTCTTCGCGCTGCCGCCCGCGCGCTGGCACGCCTTCCTGGACCCGCGCACCCCGCCCGGCCCGCTGGCGCGCACCATGCTGCGGCTGTTCGCGCACGCGCCCGCCCACGTGCGCCTTCCGCTGGCCCGCGCGGCCCTGCGGCACGCCGGGACCAGCCTGCACGCCCTGAACGCCGCCGCGCGCCCCTGA
- a CDS encoding alpha/beta hydrolase, with protein MSTPDHSSRRPAARRLLLGAGALALGLSLAACSRDGAQGFLNNVTSTGGLTVKRDVSYGPDARNVMDIYAPQNAQGAPVVLFIHGGSWQNGDKDGHKFVGESLARAGYVAGVMSYRLAPQNVYPSYVQDAAQALKVLRADAKTFGGNPDNLFVMGHSAGGFNATEMVDNARWLAEVNVPVGSIRGVIGVAGPYSFDFRTFQSAVAFPKGATPDEVMPDRHVRADAPPHLLLVAQNDDTVEAYNGVNMERALRAAGVPVELKVLPRVGHITIIAAMSRPLTFLGDTRAQVIRFIEERRLK; from the coding sequence ATGAGCACTCCTGACCACTCCTCCCGCCGCCCCGCTGCCCGACGCCTGCTGCTCGGGGCAGGCGCGCTGGCCCTGGGCCTGTCCCTGGCCGCCTGCTCGCGTGACGGCGCGCAGGGCTTCCTGAACAACGTGACCAGCACCGGCGGCCTGACCGTGAAACGCGACGTGTCGTACGGCCCGGACGCCCGCAACGTCATGGACATCTACGCGCCGCAGAACGCGCAGGGCGCGCCGGTCGTGCTGTTCATCCACGGCGGCTCCTGGCAGAACGGCGACAAGGACGGCCACAAGTTCGTCGGGGAGTCCCTGGCGCGCGCCGGGTACGTGGCGGGCGTCATGAGTTACCGCCTCGCGCCGCAGAACGTGTACCCGTCGTACGTGCAGGACGCCGCGCAGGCCCTGAAGGTGCTGCGCGCCGACGCCAAGACCTTCGGCGGCAACCCCGACAACCTGTTCGTGATGGGCCACTCGGCCGGGGGATTCAACGCCACCGAGATGGTCGACAACGCCCGCTGGCTGGCCGAGGTGAACGTGCCCGTGGGGAGTATCCGGGGCGTGATCGGCGTGGCCGGGCCGTACTCCTTCGATTTCCGTACCTTCCAGTCGGCCGTGGCCTTCCCGAAAGGCGCCACGCCCGACGAGGTCATGCCCGACCGCCACGTGCGCGCCGACGCGCCCCCGCACCTGCTGCTGGTCGCGCAGAACGACGACACGGTCGAGGCGTACAACGGCGTGAACATGGAACGCGCCCTGCGCGCGGCGGGCGTGCCGGTGGAACTCAAGGTGCTGCCGCGCGTGGGGCACATCACGATCATCGCGGCCATGTCCCGGCCCCTGACGTTCCTGGGCGACACGCGCGCGCAGGTCATCCGCTTCATCGAGGAGCGCCGCCTGAAGTGA
- a CDS encoding inorganic pyrophosphatase: MTPAGGPQPRTWDGVVEWTAGTRERFIWQAGQLKPLRTEAWDAPVNYGCVPGTWNPADDAEVDAVWLGGPLPVGTRRTLAPAGLLHLHDGDHKVIFDARPTAPDAPLDGAAVQALLNWFPPDRGARLLPAHEAAAWLADCSTP; encoded by the coding sequence GTGACGCCAGCGGGCGGGCCGCAGCCGCGCACCTGGGACGGCGTGGTCGAGTGGACGGCCGGCACCCGCGAGCGGTTCATCTGGCAGGCCGGGCAGCTCAAACCGCTGCGGACCGAGGCGTGGGACGCGCCCGTCAATTACGGCTGCGTGCCCGGCACCTGGAATCCCGCCGACGACGCCGAGGTGGACGCCGTGTGGCTGGGCGGGCCCCTGCCGGTCGGCACGCGCCGCACGCTGGCCCCGGCAGGGCTGCTGCACCTGCATGACGGGGATCACAAGGTCATCTTCGACGCGCGCCCCACCGCGCCGGATGCACCGCTGGACGGCGCGGCCGTGCAGGCACTCCTGAACTGGTTCCCGCCCGACCGGGGCGCCCGCCTGCTGCCGGCCCACGAGGCCGCCGCGTGGCTGGCCGACTGCAGCACTCCCTGA
- a CDS encoding response regulator: protein MNPAAAPAPTRVLLVEDDLRVARVNRDLLERDPDVHVVGSAATCAQADALARALTPDLILLDVHLPDGSGLGLLRHWRAQGLTTDVALITAADDEASVRLALAHGAFDYLIKPFTGARLNDLLARHRARHHAEAGRVDQGRLDQGRLDRLLGLGPTLPSLPRGIDPNTLERVAQALRDAPHPVSAEDIGEQVSLSRVTAWRYLEHLVRSGAAQLDHQYGQAGRPAKLYRRSDRPAGQPTDQP, encoded by the coding sequence ATGAACCCAGCCGCCGCGCCCGCCCCCACCCGAGTCCTGCTGGTCGAGGACGACCTGCGCGTCGCCCGCGTGAACCGCGACCTGCTGGAACGCGACCCGGACGTGCACGTCGTCGGCAGCGCCGCCACCTGCGCCCAGGCCGACGCCCTGGCCCGCGCCCTGACCCCCGACCTGATCCTGCTGGACGTGCACCTGCCCGACGGCAGCGGCCTGGGCCTGCTGCGCCACTGGCGCGCCCAGGGCCTGACCACCGACGTGGCCCTGATCACCGCCGCCGACGACGAGGCCAGCGTGCGCCTCGCCCTCGCGCACGGCGCGTTCGACTACCTGATCAAACCGTTTACCGGCGCGCGCCTGAACGACCTGCTGGCCCGCCACCGCGCCCGCCACCACGCCGAGGCGGGCCGCGTGGACCAGGGCCGCCTCGACCAGGGCCGCCTGGACCGCCTGCTGGGCCTCGGCCCGACCCTGCCCAGCCTGCCGCGCGGCATCGACCCGAACACCCTCGAACGCGTCGCGCAGGCCCTGCGGGACGCCCCGCACCCCGTCAGTGCCGAGGACATCGGCGAGCAGGTCAGCCTCAGCCGCGTCACCGCGTGGCGGTACCTCGAACACCTCGTGCGCAGCGGGGCGGCCCAGCTGGACCACCAGTACGGGCAGGCGGGCCGCCCCGCCAAGCTGTACCGCCGCAGCGACCGCCCCGCCGGGCAGCCCACCGACCAGCCCTGA